Proteins from a single region of Patescibacteria group bacterium:
- a CDS encoding Wzz/FepE/Etk N-terminal domain-containing protein: protein MDNQQNSQKPYYDEELEINLSDYARVVWRRRKIVSAIFITIIILAITISFLLPKTYQASSLIVPAKISGKTVESLNNVIEVLKQEAVLRELCRQLKIPESNFGYLAGTFKVSISGDSLEVKAYDSTPQRTKQKIDVINKFIINRENLIASRFKPNLEAEIGLLQEDLIKNADAIADFDVKIKALAGTTSEAQGYITASYIEARQAAKFRWEELQKQLYNKQRELNYLSQESSIDIPPVLPAYPIKPNKRLNVTVAAVFGFIIAICYAFVAESISKKKTINY from the coding sequence ATGGATAATCAACAAAATTCTCAAAAACCATATTATGACGAGGAGCTAGAAATTAATTTGAGCGACTATGCGCGTGTTGTTTGGCGACGCCGCAAAATCGTCTCGGCCATTTTTATAACCATTATTATTCTGGCCATTACAATCAGCTTTTTATTACCCAAAACTTATCAGGCTTCTTCGCTTATTGTGCCGGCAAAAATTTCCGGCAAAACAGTTGAATCTCTAAATAATGTTATTGAAGTTTTAAAACAAGAAGCAGTTTTAAGAGAGCTTTGCCGACAACTAAAAATACCAGAATCAAACTTTGGATATTTAGCTGGCACATTCAAAGTTTCGATTAGTGGCGATTCGTTGGAGGTAAAAGCTTATGATTCGACCCCACAAAGAACAAAACAAAAAATCGACGTAATCAATAAGTTTATTATTAACAGGGAAAACCTTATAGCTTCGCGTTTCAAGCCTAATTTAGAAGCGGAGATTGGTCTTTTACAGGAGGATTTGATTAAAAACGCTGATGCGATTGCCGATTTTGATGTTAAAATAAAAGCATTGGCCGGTACAACTTCTGAGGCGCAGGGCTATATTACGGCTAGCTATATTGAGGCGCGACAGGCGGCTAAGTTCAGATGGGAGGAATTGCAAAAGCAACTTTACAATAAACAAAGAGAATTAAATTATTTAAGTCAAGAATCAAGCATAGACATTCCTCCCGTTTTGCCAGCTTATCCAATTAAGCCGAATAAAAGATTAAATGTTACCGTGGCTGCAGTTTTTGGTTTTATTATTGCTATTTGCTACGCCTTTGTCGCCGAATCCATTTCCAAGAAAAAAACGATAAATTACTAG
- a CDS encoding NAD-dependent epimerase/dehydratase family protein, whose amino-acid sequence MKEKLYKNKTLTLIIVDLICIVLAIYISFLFRFDGHIPNAKMSLIFWATIIAILVTLPTFLIQKLYRLSGSYISLTDIPKILASVIISTSFFAMSVLIFRNQPWIDSFPRAIIFSYGILLFMFVVAVRFSKRIYWQLIKKELSSENKWKFFLKKRDPSEKERINTVLITGGAGYIGSVLARKLLQNNYRVKVIDKLLFGDQSIKDLFQNPNFLFLEGDIQNQDELKRALEDVDAVVHLAAIVGDPACAAKPDLAIKTNYLSTVNLAKICRDKGIRRFIFASTCSSYGASGNEELTESSVLNPVSLYAESKIYAEKELIKMTSEKFLPIVFRFSTVYGLSPRMRFDLVVNLLTMKAYTEKEIMIFGGNQWRPFIHVEDITNTLLVCLRTPLQKINGQIFNLGANEENYLISDISKLIKEIMPETKINILTNSLDERNYNVLFNKVKMVFNFFPTKTVKDGIIEIYNALQRGDLKNPTDSKYYNSR is encoded by the coding sequence ATGAAAGAAAAATTATATAAAAATAAAACCTTAACCCTAATAATCGTTGATCTAATTTGTATTGTTCTGGCAATATATATTTCTTTTTTATTCAGGTTCGATGGTCATATACCAAACGCCAAAATGTCCTTAATCTTCTGGGCAACCATTATCGCGATCTTAGTTACTCTTCCGACCTTTTTAATTCAAAAACTTTATCGTTTATCAGGGTCTTATATAAGTCTGACAGATATTCCTAAAATATTAGCTTCGGTTATTATCAGTACATCATTTTTTGCCATGAGTGTTCTGATTTTTCGTAATCAACCGTGGATAGATAGTTTTCCGCGCGCAATTATTTTTTCTTATGGCATTTTATTATTTATGTTTGTGGTAGCAGTTCGTTTTTCAAAAAGAATTTATTGGCAATTAATTAAAAAAGAATTATCGTCAGAAAATAAATGGAAGTTTTTTTTAAAGAAAAGAGATCCATCAGAAAAAGAACGAATTAATACTGTCTTGATAACCGGTGGCGCTGGCTATATCGGTTCAGTTCTGGCGAGAAAACTTTTACAAAATAATTATCGAGTTAAAGTAATAGATAAATTGCTCTTTGGCGATCAATCGATTAAAGATTTGTTTCAGAACCCTAATTTTTTATTTTTAGAAGGTGATATACAGAATCAAGACGAACTAAAAAGAGCGTTGGAAGACGTTGATGCAGTGGTTCATCTAGCGGCTATTGTGGGCGATCCGGCCTGCGCCGCTAAGCCTGATTTGGCGATTAAAACTAATTATTTATCAACGGTTAATTTAGCCAAAATATGTCGCGACAAGGGGATTCGCCGCTTTATATTCGCGTCGACCTGTAGCAGCTACGGGGCCAGCGGGAATGAAGAATTAACTGAGAGTTCTGTCTTAAATCCAGTTTCTTTGTATGCCGAAAGCAAAATTTATGCCGAGAAAGAATTGATTAAAATGACTAGCGAAAAATTTTTACCAATTGTTTTTAGATTTTCTACTGTTTATGGTTTATCGCCGCGTATGCGCTTTGATTTGGTGGTTAATCTATTAACCATGAAAGCCTATACAGAAAAAGAAATTATGATTTTTGGCGGTAATCAATGGCGACCGTTCATTCATGTTGAAGATATTACCAATACATTATTGGTTTGTCTACGAACACCCCTTCAAAAAATTAATGGACAAATTTTTAATCTTGGTGCTAATGAGGAAAATTATTTAATTTCGGACATATCAAAATTAATTAAAGAAATTATGCCCGAAACAAAAATTAATATTTTAACAAATAGCCTAGATGAGCGTAATTACAACGTTTTATTTAATAAGGTAAAGATGGTGTTCAATTTTTTTCCAACCAAAACGGTTAAAGACGGGATTATTGAAATTTATAACGCTCTTCAACGCGGTGACCTTAAAAATCCGACCGACTCGAAATATTATAATTCTAGATAA
- a CDS encoding DegT/DnrJ/EryC1/StrS family aminotransferase, with the protein MNIPLARPDITNKERQAVMSVLKTPILSLGPWLPKFEQAFAKFIGIKHAIAVNSGTSALHLIVKSLGIKDGDEVITSPFTFISSATCVIFERARPVFVDIDPKTFNIDPKKIEKAITKKTRAILPIDVFGYPADWDPIIRIAQKYNLKIIEDSCEAIGSSYYSKTRRRWINCGCFGEAGAFAFYPNKQMTTGEGGFVVTNNDKIAELSRSMRNQGRGGDQKWLEHVRLGHNYRISEINCALGYAQTTRLREMIAKRAKVAKMYNYYLKDISEIILPQVAPNIKMSWQAYIIRLGDKYNIIQRDRILKLLRENGVGCNNYFPSIHLQPLFKKTFGYNIGDFPISEFISDRTIALPFYNNLTKRQIKYIARTFKRILKTIS; encoded by the coding sequence ATGAATATTCCTTTAGCGCGGCCAGATATTACAAACAAAGAACGTCAAGCCGTAATGTCTGTTTTAAAAACGCCAATCTTGAGTTTGGGTCCATGGTTGCCCAAATTTGAGCAGGCCTTTGCTAAATTCATTGGAATCAAACACGCCATCGCCGTTAATAGTGGCACCTCGGCTTTACATCTAATCGTTAAATCACTTGGCATCAAAGATGGCGACGAAGTGATTACTTCTCCGTTTACCTTTATTTCTTCTGCTACTTGTGTAATATTTGAACGTGCTAGGCCGGTTTTTGTCGACATTGACCCTAAAACATTTAATATCGATCCTAAGAAAATCGAAAAAGCAATTACTAAAAAAACTCGAGCAATTTTGCCGATTGATGTTTTTGGTTATCCGGCCGACTGGGATCCGATTATAAGAATTGCCCAGAAGTATAATTTAAAAATTATCGAAGACTCTTGTGAGGCCATCGGTTCATCTTATTATTCGAAGACGAGAAGAAGATGGATTAATTGTGGTTGTTTTGGCGAAGCCGGTGCCTTTGCTTTTTATCCCAATAAACAGATGACAACCGGTGAGGGCGGATTTGTGGTGACTAACAATGATAAAATTGCTGAACTGTCTAGAAGTATGCGTAATCAGGGTCGGGGGGGCGATCAAAAATGGCTAGAGCACGTGCGTTTGGGCCATAATTATCGCATTAGTGAAATAAATTGCGCTCTAGGCTATGCCCAAACCACTCGTTTAAGAGAGATGATCGCTAAAAGAGCCAAGGTCGCTAAAATGTATAATTATTATCTGAAAGATATTTCTGAGATTATATTGCCGCAGGTGGCTCCCAATATTAAGATGAGCTGGCAGGCCTATATTATTAGATTAGGCGATAAGTATAATATTATTCAACGAGATCGGATATTAAAATTATTGCGCGAGAATGGAGTGGGGTGTAATAATTATTTTCCCTCGATACATCTGCAGCCATTATTTAAAAAAACTTTTGGTTATAATATAGGAGATTTTCCTATTTCTGAATTTATTTCTGACCGCACCATTGCTTTACCGTTTTATAATAATCTTACAAAAAGGCAAATTAAATATATCGCCCGCACATTTAAAAGAATTTTAAAAACCATAAGCTAG
- a CDS encoding acetyltransferase — translation MSKSIIIYGTGGHAKVVADIIRLRGEYHIVGFVDDCDEKSTFLDQPVYQGIKQIPKNVKTAFVAIGDNKIRRDKAKLLRELGFSLPILIHPGTIISKLQTNIQSGTLVAAGAIINPGVIIGEDCIINTGASLDHDDIVGYAVHIAPQACLCGGVKVGDFSFVGANSCIRQYCNVGVCCTIGMGAAVIRDIPDNSMVMGVPAHAK, via the coding sequence ATGTCCAAGTCGATTATTATTTATGGGACCGGGGGTCACGCCAAAGTAGTGGCCGATATTATTCGGTTGAGAGGAGAATACCACATTGTTGGCTTTGTAGACGATTGCGACGAAAAAAGTACATTTTTAGATCAGCCGGTTTATCAAGGAATAAAACAAATTCCCAAGAACGTAAAAACAGCATTTGTAGCCATCGGTGATAATAAAATTCGTCGAGACAAGGCGAAGCTTTTAAGAGAGTTGGGGTTTAGTCTTCCGATACTTATACATCCGGGAACTATTATTTCTAAATTACAAACCAATATTCAATCTGGGACATTGGTGGCGGCCGGAGCCATTATTAACCCCGGCGTTATTATTGGGGAAGATTGTATTATTAATACTGGCGCCAGCTTGGACCATGACGATATTGTCGGTTACGCGGTTCATATTGCTCCACAAGCTTGTCTTTGTGGTGGCGTTAAAGTCGGCGACTTTAGTTTTGTCGGCGCCAATAGTTGTATTCGTCAGTATTGCAATGTGGGCGTTTGCTGTACAATTGGTATGGGGGCGGCGGTAATAAGAGATATACCCGACAATTCAATGGTAATGGGTGTGCCCGCTCATGCCAAATAG
- a CDS encoding sugar transferase, whose product MLNLSRAAKRTIDVVFSSGALIILSPLFLLIILGIKVSSPNGPLFFRQERVGYHGKIFRIWKFRTMSLSPSNISVDQTIRYELSGHDPRVFLFGFWLRRSHMDEIPQLFNVIRGDMSFVGPRPFFLPRVHANSRLKGKRTDVLPGMTGPSQLYIYKNKTISDEKIIELDEDYIQRWSLWSDFIIFCQTIRYLLLRF is encoded by the coding sequence ATGCTAAATCTCTCGAGAGCAGCAAAAAGAACTATAGATGTTGTCTTTTCGTCGGGTGCTTTGATTATCTTAAGCCCATTATTTTTACTAATTATTCTTGGAATTAAAGTATCGTCGCCCAATGGACCTTTATTTTTCCGACAAGAAAGAGTCGGTTATCATGGTAAAATTTTTAGGATATGGAAGTTTCGGACTATGTCGCTTAGCCCAAGTAACATATCCGTAGATCAAACTATTCGATATGAGTTGTCTGGTCATGATCCGCGCGTCTTTTTATTTGGTTTTTGGTTGAGGCGGTCTCATATGGACGAAATCCCACAATTATTTAATGTCATCCGGGGGGACATGAGCTTCGTTGGGCCGAGACCATTTTTTTTGCCCAGGGTTCATGCTAATTCACGATTAAAAGGAAAGAGGACAGATGTCTTGCCGGGGATGACGGGTCCCTCTCAATTATATATATATAAAAACAAAACAATTTCCGACGAAAAGATTATTGAATTAGATGAAGATTATATTCAGAGATGGAGTTTGTGGTCAGACTTCATTATTTTTTGTCAAACGATTCGATATTTATTGTTACGTTTTTAG
- a CDS encoding glycosyltransferase family 4 protein → MNILIIHQYFLEKNGVGGSRFNQFAKYWAGCGHKVTVVSGMVDYTSGKKLNNYKNKWVNKEIIDDGITVYRCFVSEQYNKNFLGRLWAYFSFVFSSIWAILFCVSRPDVIVTTSPPLFVAIPGYLAKIFKRAPLIFEVRDLWPKFAIDEGILKNKLIIKLSLWLEAFIYRQADLVNVLTPAFEEYLISEKGVKKDKIIYIPNGADLDIFLPGPKDNWVRQQYHWDNKFIILYVGAHGVANNLIQLINVAESLRTNPEILFVLIGNGMEKPQLQKVVREKNLTNIQFLESMPKNKIVDFINAADVCTAVLKKIYTTTYPNKVFDYMSCKKPTILPIDGAARKLVINQAQAGLFVEPENVQQFKEATLRLYQHPEEVKIFGENGYRFVTQNFDRQKLAEKYLLFILNLTNQC, encoded by the coding sequence ATGAACATCTTAATTATTCATCAATATTTTTTAGAAAAGAACGGGGTGGGCGGTTCACGATTCAATCAATTCGCCAAATATTGGGCTGGCTGCGGACATAAAGTTACAGTGGTGAGTGGAATGGTAGATTATACTAGTGGTAAAAAATTAAATAATTATAAAAATAAGTGGGTCAACAAAGAGATAATTGATGACGGTATTACGGTTTATCGTTGTTTCGTTTCAGAACAATATAATAAAAATTTTTTGGGTCGATTGTGGGCTTATTTTTCTTTCGTTTTTTCTTCGATCTGGGCAATTTTATTTTGTGTCTCTCGGCCGGATGTTATTGTTACTACATCCCCGCCTTTATTTGTAGCTATCCCCGGGTATTTGGCAAAGATTTTTAAGCGAGCCCCCTTAATTTTTGAAGTTCGCGATCTTTGGCCAAAGTTTGCGATTGATGAGGGGATATTGAAGAACAAATTAATTATTAAATTATCACTTTGGCTGGAAGCGTTTATTTATCGCCAGGCTGATTTAGTCAACGTGCTAACCCCGGCTTTTGAGGAATATCTAATTTCAGAAAAGGGGGTAAAAAAAGATAAAATTATTTATATTCCTAACGGTGCTGACTTAGATATTTTTTTGCCGGGCCCAAAAGATAATTGGGTACGCCAACAATATCATTGGGACAATAAATTTATTATTCTTTATGTTGGGGCCCATGGCGTGGCCAATAATTTAATTCAATTGATTAATGTGGCCGAATCACTTCGAACCAATCCAGAGATTTTATTCGTTTTGATTGGCAATGGAATGGAGAAGCCTCAATTGCAAAAAGTTGTCCGAGAAAAGAATCTAACTAATATTCAGTTTTTAGAGTCGATGCCAAAAAATAAAATTGTGGATTTTATTAATGCAGCGGATGTCTGTACTGCTGTTTTAAAAAAGATTTATACGACCACCTACCCCAATAAGGTTTTTGATTATATGTCTTGTAAAAAACCGACTATTTTGCCGATTGATGGCGCGGCCAGAAAATTAGTGATTAATCAAGCTCAGGCCGGTCTTTTTGTTGAGCCAGAGAATGTTCAACAATTCAAGGAAGCCACTCTGCGTCTATATCAACACCCGGAAGAAGTAAAAATTTTTGGTGAAAATGGTTATCGATTTGTCACACAAAATTTTGACCGCCAGAAATTAGCCGAAAAATATTTATTATTTATTTTAAATTTGACTAATCAATGCTAA
- a CDS encoding D-glucuronyl C5-epimerase family protein, with protein MSLKSRLNYWQRVFASYLGKSNSQLTFWHERPAVNEAAVFDSLDQYYMTFFDKTKYLGPFDSGGIPLLDYHGQIGQQYNPIAIAQYGLGHYNLYQQNHNQQNLYIAIRQANWLVDNLEKNDQGILVWMHHFDWEYRDKLKAPWYSALAQGNGISLLVRIYLTTKEEKYLAAAQKAFASLLVSIKKGGVLDIDRHGDYWLEETIVEPPTHILNGFLWTLMGVWDYWLLTKEVSAKDLFDNCLETLRNNLSYFDAGFWSLYEQSGTKMKMLTSRFYHSLHVVQLEIMYRMTNKPIFKFYHDRWDKYQKNKLFILLSQMYKTVFKIFYY; from the coding sequence ATGAGCTTAAAGTCGCGTTTGAATTATTGGCAAAGAGTTTTTGCTTCTTATCTCGGGAAAAGTAATAGCCAATTAACTTTTTGGCACGAAAGACCCGCCGTTAATGAGGCCGCGGTATTTGATAGCTTAGATCAATACTACATGACCTTTTTTGATAAGACCAAATATCTTGGTCCGTTTGATTCGGGCGGTATACCTCTTTTGGATTATCATGGTCAGATTGGTCAACAATATAATCCAATTGCTATCGCTCAATATGGCTTGGGGCATTATAATTTGTATCAACAAAATCATAATCAACAAAATCTATATATTGCCATTAGGCAAGCCAACTGGCTGGTCGATAATTTAGAGAAAAATGATCAAGGCATATTGGTCTGGATGCATCACTTTGATTGGGAGTATCGCGATAAATTAAAGGCTCCTTGGTATTCGGCCCTAGCTCAGGGAAATGGCATTTCGCTTTTAGTTAGAATTTATCTGACGACCAAAGAGGAGAAATATTTAGCTGCCGCACAAAAGGCATTTGCTTCTCTTTTGGTTTCCATTAAGAAAGGAGGGGTTCTTGATATTGATCGGCACGGTGATTATTGGTTAGAAGAAACTATTGTTGAACCGCCAACTCACATTTTAAATGGTTTTTTATGGACATTAATGGGCGTTTGGGATTATTGGTTGTTAACCAAAGAAGTCAGCGCTAAAGATCTTTTTGACAATTGTTTAGAAACACTAAGAAATAATTTATCATATTTTGATGCCGGTTTTTGGTCTTTGTATGAACAGTCTGGGACAAAAATGAAAATGTTGACTAGCCGTTTTTATCATTCTTTACATGTTGTGCAATTAGAAATTATGTATCGGATGACCAATAAACCGATTTTTAAATTTTATCATGACCGCTGGGACAAATATCAGAAAAATAAACTATTTATTTTATTAAGTCAGATGTATAAAACAGTTTTCAAAATTTTTTATTATTAA
- a CDS encoding bi-domain-containing oxidoreductase: MKQISLDLKNGEIEVVDVPTPSIRSGGVLVRNLFSLISVGTEKSAVQLAQKSLIAKGRSRPDLVKQVMNKIKTDGLVATIKTVKQKLNEHMPLGYSCAGEVVSVGEGAEEFKIGDLVACAGGGYAAHAEFVFIPKNLCAKIPNNISTQEAAFTTVAAIALEGVRVLNLTAGETVGVIGLGLIGQITCQILRAYGHPVIGFDLNAQQVNRAIDLGLKNGVVIGAGDPLIASNNFTNNLGLDAVIITAATKSNQPIELAGEIVHKKGKISVVGDVLIDIPRKIYYEKEIQLTVSCSYGPGRYDNNYEDAGIDYPLPYVRWTEKRNLQEILRLLAEGKINIKSLVTHVFDINKAQDAYNLVLHPGGEEIVGILLKYLPEAKITPTIIYQKEPQKFQSINQIKVGLIGVGNFAKAMILPSLSKIKKAVLWAVADTSGQEAATVIKKFNGKYATTDYRRIIDDPDVNLVVVSTRHDLHAQIVIEALKKNKNVHIEKPLALTEQELEKIMAVAKESKGRLMVGFNRRFAPQIMLAKKMFTQSPPLMIYARMNAGYIPKEHWVHDLKQGGRIIGEACHLIDLIRFLTGSRPTDVYATSVPLGGNVQNQDNVFISINFANGSRGCVLYTSLGNKNAPKESIEIFGDNQTMIIDNFRSALLYTAAGVKKQKLFSQDKGHFNEFKTFIEAIYQGLPSPIPLNELFESSSVTLKVLESLRENKPIHLV; this comes from the coding sequence ATGAAACAAATTTCTCTGGATCTAAAAAATGGCGAGATTGAAGTAGTGGATGTCCCAACTCCGTCAATTAGGTCGGGCGGCGTTTTGGTTAGAAATCTTTTTTCTTTAATTAGCGTTGGTACAGAAAAATCAGCTGTCCAATTGGCGCAAAAAAGTTTAATAGCCAAGGGCCGTTCAAGACCAGACTTAGTTAAGCAGGTTATGAATAAAATTAAAACAGATGGTTTAGTAGCTACCATCAAGACGGTTAAACAAAAACTGAATGAGCATATGCCTTTAGGTTATAGCTGTGCCGGTGAAGTGGTGTCCGTGGGGGAGGGCGCAGAAGAATTTAAAATTGGCGATTTAGTGGCTTGTGCTGGCGGTGGTTATGCTGCTCATGCAGAATTTGTTTTTATACCCAAAAACCTTTGCGCCAAGATACCGAATAATATTTCTACTCAAGAGGCCGCTTTTACTACCGTTGCTGCCATTGCTCTAGAGGGCGTTCGCGTTCTAAATTTAACCGCCGGCGAGACGGTCGGAGTGATTGGCTTAGGTTTAATCGGTCAAATAACCTGTCAAATTCTGCGAGCATATGGTCATCCGGTGATTGGCTTTGATCTTAATGCTCAACAAGTTAATAGGGCTATAGATTTGGGCCTAAAAAATGGTGTAGTTATAGGAGCAGGGGATCCACTAATTGCCAGTAATAATTTTACTAATAATCTTGGCTTGGATGCAGTGATTATTACCGCTGCCACGAAGAGCAATCAGCCGATTGAATTAGCCGGCGAGATAGTTCATAAAAAAGGAAAGATTTCGGTAGTGGGAGACGTCTTGATTGATATCCCAAGAAAAATATATTATGAAAAAGAAATTCAATTAACCGTTTCCTGTTCTTACGGTCCCGGTCGCTATGATAATAATTATGAAGATGCGGGGATAGACTACCCCTTGCCTTATGTTCGTTGGACTGAAAAAAGAAATTTGCAAGAAATTTTACGCTTATTGGCTGAAGGTAAAATAAATATTAAATCTTTAGTAACCCATGTCTTTGATATTAATAAAGCCCAGGATGCCTACAATCTTGTTTTGCATCCCGGTGGGGAAGAAATTGTTGGTATTTTATTAAAATATTTACCAGAAGCCAAAATAACGCCGACGATTATTTATCAGAAAGAACCTCAAAAGTTTCAATCAATCAATCAAATTAAAGTCGGCTTGATTGGTGTTGGTAATTTTGCCAAAGCGATGATTCTCCCCAGCTTGAGCAAAATTAAAAAGGCGGTTTTATGGGCCGTTGCCGACACGAGCGGTCAAGAGGCTGCTACGGTAATTAAAAAATTTAATGGTAAATATGCTACCACCGACTATCGCCGGATTATTGATGATCCAGACGTTAATTTAGTCGTCGTTTCCACGCGTCATGATTTACACGCTCAAATTGTCATAGAGGCCCTGAAAAAAAATAAAAATGTTCATATTGAAAAACCACTTGCTTTAACAGAGCAAGAGTTAGAAAAAATTATGGCTGTAGCTAAGGAGTCGAAGGGCCGATTAATGGTTGGCTTTAATCGCCGTTTTGCGCCTCAAATAATGTTGGCCAAAAAAATGTTTACTCAATCTCCTCCTCTGATGATTTATGCCCGAATGAATGCCGGCTACATACCCAAAGAGCATTGGGTTCATGATCTAAAACAGGGTGGCAGGATTATCGGTGAGGCCTGCCATTTAATTGACTTAATCAGATTTTTAACTGGTTCTCGGCCAACCGATGTCTATGCTACTTCCGTGCCACTAGGGGGAAATGTCCAAAATCAAGACAATGTCTTTATCTCGATTAATTTTGCCAATGGTTCTCGCGGTTGTGTTTTATATACTTCTTTGGGTAATAAAAATGCGCCGAAAGAATCTATTGAAATATTCGGCGACAATCAAACAATGATTATTGATAATTTCCGTTCAGCCCTGCTTTATACCGCCGCCGGAGTAAAAAAACAAAAATTATTCAGCCAAGACAAGGGTCATTTTAATGAATTTAAAACTTTTATTGAAGCAATTTATCAAGGGTTGCCCTCTCCAATCCCCCTTAATGAATTATTTGAGAGCAGTTCAGTCACCCTCAAAGTATTGGAGTCGTTAAGAGAAAATAAACCCATTCATTTAGTATAA
- a CDS encoding AglZ/HisF2 family acetamidino modification protein, with protein MLYPRIIPCLLVHNRGLVKTIQFKNPKYIGDPLNAVKIFNEKEVDELIVLDIDATIENKEPDYQMIQNLAVECRMPLCYGGGIRTIEQVQRIFALGVEKIAISAAALKDPELVLKIAKQVGNQSIVVVLDVKKDSVDNKYKIFSCNGQKNTGQDPVQVAMEMTIRGAGEIVINSINRDGMMNGYDLTLIDQIRKSINLPLTVLGGAGSLKDIKLLVSRYGIIGAAAGSLFVFKGTYHAVLINYPSSAEKNALIKEAYQDFLNQKTLIK; from the coding sequence ATGCTTTATCCGAGAATTATTCCCTGTTTATTGGTTCACAACCGGGGGTTAGTTAAAACTATTCAGTTTAAAAATCCTAAATATATCGGCGATCCACTTAACGCCGTAAAAATATTTAATGAGAAGGAAGTTGACGAACTAATTGTTTTAGATATTGATGCAACCATTGAGAACAAAGAGCCTGACTATCAAATGATTCAAAATTTAGCTGTTGAATGTCGGATGCCGCTTTGCTATGGCGGGGGTATTAGGACCATTGAACAGGTTCAAAGAATATTTGCCTTGGGCGTGGAAAAAATAGCCATTAGCGCCGCTGCTCTAAAAGATCCAGAGCTAGTTTTAAAAATAGCTAAACAGGTTGGCAACCAGAGTATAGTAGTGGTTTTAGACGTAAAAAAAGATTCAGTAGATAACAAATATAAAATTTTTAGTTGCAATGGGCAAAAAAATACTGGTCAAGATCCAGTCCAGGTCGCAATGGAGATGACTATACGCGGCGCCGGTGAAATAGTCATCAATTCTATTAATCGTGACGGAATGATGAATGGTTATGACTTGACCTTAATTGATCAGATTCGGAAATCAATAAATTTACCCTTAACCGTACTTGGCGGCGCGGGCTCATTAAAAGACATTAAACTTCTAGTCAGTCGATATGGGATTATTGGCGCGGCGGCGGGCAGCCTTTTCGTCTTTAAGGGCACTTATCATGCAGTGCTTATAAATTATCCTAGTTCTGCCGAAAAAAATGCTTTAATAAAAGAAGCTTATCAAGATTTTTTGAATCAAAAGACATTAATAAAATAA
- the hisH gene encoding imidazole glycerol phosphate synthase subunit HisH, whose protein sequence is MIAIIDYGLGNIKSFANIYKILNIPFKIVSRAEDLNNATKIILPGVGAFDYAMERLEKSGLKNLLGMLVLERRLPLLGVCVGMQILARSSEEGLSTGLGWVDGVVKKFDTSRLTSGTLLPHMGWNSVSPTNNNKLFQGLTDGARFYFLHSYYFLCNNQEDILATTDYGGQFTCAVNSENIYGVQFHPEKSHQNGIQLLKNFANL, encoded by the coding sequence ATGATTGCAATCATTGATTATGGCCTGGGTAATATAAAATCCTTTGCTAATATTTATAAAATTTTAAACATTCCATTTAAAATTGTCTCCAGGGCAGAGGACTTAAATAATGCAACTAAAATTATTTTACCGGGAGTTGGGGCCTTTGATTATGCGATGGAGCGATTAGAAAAATCTGGTTTAAAAAACTTACTTGGAATGCTGGTACTAGAGCGCAGATTGCCGTTACTCGGCGTTTGCGTGGGCATGCAAATATTGGCTCGATCTAGTGAAGAAGGATTATCAACTGGCTTGGGCTGGGTTGATGGAGTGGTTAAAAAATTTGATACTTCAAGATTAACCAGCGGTACGCTTCTTCCCCATATGGGTTGGAACAGTGTTAGTCCAACAAATAATAATAAATTATTTCAAGGACTGACCGATGGTGCGCGATTTTATTTCCTTCATTCATATTATTTTCTGTGTAATAATCAAGAAGATATTCTCGCCACGACAGATTATGGGGGTCAGTTTACTTGTGCAGTTAATTCCGAGAATATTTACGGCGTTCAATTTCATCCCGAGAAGAGCCATCAAAACGGCATTCAGCTTCTTAAAAATTTTGCTAATTTATAG